CCGGACTCGCGGTGGCAGAACGTGTCTTCGCCCACGTAGACCCGGCCATCCTGTGTCGCTGGCAGGTCGCCGATGGCACAGTCGTGGAACCGGGCGTGGAGATCGGTACGATCGAAGGGCCGGCCCGCGGTCTGCTCATCGCTGAGCGCCTCGCGCTGAACGTACTGCAGCGGATGAGCGGCATCGCGACCGCGACCCGACGGATGGTCGAAGCAGCATCTCCTCATACACCCGACATCCTAGACACGCGAAAGACGGTGCCCGGACTGCGGGGGCTGGACAAATGGGCCGTCAAACTCGGCGGAGGCACGAACCACCGCGTCGGCCTCTACGACCTGATCCTGATCAAGGACAATCACATTGCCGCAGCCGGCGGAATTCACGAGGCGCTAGATGCTGCAAAAGTGTACTGCGAAGCTAACGAACGAGAAGACCTCGACATCGAGATTGAAACGCGAACGCTCGAAGAGGTCAGCGCCGTCGTCGAGCATGGAGGAGCCAATATCATTCTCCTCGACAACATGGCTCAGGCACGCTCCGATGGCTCAGTCGATGTGGCGATGCTTGAAGAAGCCATCGCGATCGTGGACGGGACCTGCCGTACGGAAGCCTCCGGTAACGTGACTCGAGATACGGTGAACGCAATCGCGGCAACGGGTGTCGACGCCATTTCGTCTGGTGCGCTGACGCATTCCGTGACGGTACTGGACCTCTCGATGCAGATGACGGTCCGCTCGTAGCATTGCACGGGTCGATCGGTACGTATAGACCATGCTCGTAGACGGGGGCTTGCTCAGGACGACCCGCGACGAAGAGCATAGATGGTCCGAAAGTAGTCGTTCGCAATTCGGAGCCGAATCTGGCGGGCGTGTCCGCCGGATTTGAAGAGGAGACGTCGAACATCATCCCAGTTCACGACCTGTTCAGCGTCAGCAAAATCGCTGGACGCCCACTCAACGAAAGTAAGAATCGCCTCATCGTTCGCTTCCATCATGAGCGTAAAGCGATCTTCCGCCCAGCCAACCATAGCGAGTGCCTCTCCGAGCGAGATCGTGGGATTGTGCATCCCCGCACATAGCGCCATGCCTTTCAGAAGCACGGCCCATCGCTGATCCCACTGCTCTCGCGACAACCAGGCGGGAGACTTCGTCAGGTTCAATGGCCCGAGCACGATGCTAAGCACATCATCATCGGGGCGATCTAGCGAAAGACGCTGGAGCACATCCACCTCTTCCGGACTCAGGCGATCGTCCTCCGGGCGAAGCATAGACGCAATCGTGGCAACGGCATTGTCGAGTCTCTGCGTTTGATCCGTGCCATCCGTCGATGGGGGAGACGAGTCCTCGGCCAGCGAGAAGCGATGCATAGGACGTGAATACATGGGGGCGCAAAAGGGCGGTCGAACTCACTGTTCATCTCGCCCGAAATACTGCAACACTGCGGGCGTAGCGGCAATGGCCCGATCCACAAGACGGCTTCTTCCTCTACGGTCTGGCTCTCAAACTCGAAGAACAAAGCAGTCGCACGACCAAAACTCGTCAGACAAACAAAGCTTTTCAGACAAGCAAAGCTCGTCAGTAACGTGGGGGCCTTACCTCACCTTTATAG
The nucleotide sequence above comes from Longibacter salinarum. Encoded proteins:
- the nadC gene encoding carboxylating nicotinate-nucleotide diphosphorylase, which encodes MQLPSYLSPDDLTNLIRRAIQEDVGPGDVTTEATVNSDQTGSASIRAKAPGVIAGLAVAERVFAHVDPAILCRWQVADGTVVEPGVEIGTIEGPARGLLIAERLALNVLQRMSGIATATRRMVEAASPHTPDILDTRKTVPGLRGLDKWAVKLGGGTNHRVGLYDLILIKDNHIAAAGGIHEALDAAKVYCEANEREDLDIEIETRTLEEVSAVVEHGGANIILLDNMAQARSDGSVDVAMLEEAIAIVDGTCRTEASGNVTRDTVNAIAATGVDAISSGALTHSVTVLDLSMQMTVRS
- the casB gene encoding type I-E CRISPR-associated protein Cse2/CasB; translated protein: MYSRPMHRFSLAEDSSPPSTDGTDQTQRLDNAVATIASMLRPEDDRLSPEEVDVLQRLSLDRPDDDVLSIVLGPLNLTKSPAWLSREQWDQRWAVLLKGMALCAGMHNPTISLGEALAMVGWAEDRFTLMMEANDEAILTFVEWASSDFADAEQVVNWDDVRRLLFKSGGHARQIRLRIANDYFRTIYALRRGSS